From a region of the Halobacteriovorax sp. HLS genome:
- a CDS encoding DEAD/DEAH box helicase has translation MIPTLLSSQVERGVKEFLESSFQITNEAFHPLVRNFVAQDENVFKGPYVSLKLPFKKGINKELYFQNILSTPFYPYLHQEKAFNRLVGDKPKSTVVATGTGSGKTKCFMLPVLDYCFRNRDKQGIKAILVYPMNALATDQAKELAKLISSNESLKNRVTAGVFVGGKNETPNKFMKDDELITDKETLRKSPPDILITNYKMLDMLMLRSKDYPIWRHNESDTLRYLVVDELHTFDGAQGSDLACLIRRLKSRLNISRGDLCCVGTSATLGSGEESKNELIRFSKEIFGEDFDSDSIIGESVQSRIEFFNEVDLNNDLKIPAINEHDLLVAEDEIGFAKLHYRKWFKDELDTENKDWPLLLSKSIKSHPLLNDILAALNGKTLGYKELIRLLEESFSYTKLESPQNILSSFLGLVSLAKVDIGECRAPFLHTRVQSWMRELRRMVASVDTKPQLKFSDDLTGNDLKRHLPVVCCNDCGYTGWGATKEKNSSVLEPGLSNFYQKYFANSTQAIFIFPWEERFSNNEELLPCYLHKESLSLYDGIPEDVENYVRVYPYQKLGKRKGGANFLRKDCPVCNSKESLIILGARAATLTSSLISQVFSSSYNTDKKLLTFSDSVQDASHRASYFEAKTYRQSLLMAIQQYVDNHGADLCLDELDANFSQKWIEKNGIDNYIATFLPADLFWLKEYSNFKKLVHKKDDIDTLLRIVKKRVSFEINCEYGLKARIGDSLEKAGASVAYIDRSKLDDFVSKYLIKYNNELGGFRDISKDKFYAFLLIFLKKMLVSGAVEHEDWFPYIENKGNPYLLGRKEHTKSFGPSSKLPSFLTNTKIDKFNLVLPTSKNGRTWCTERFFQHLSTTTSAVDFYNLFINDLVAEEILFQVEINQIKVWGIKSSVVKVTAEVSSHKCEECGHKISLPSLDDSIELTCLQLDCSGTYGKFNEQTSFYKKLYKNGQVQRVFAAEHTGLLERDARESLEKRFMNRKSLTDENLLSCTPTLEMGINIGDLSNVVLCSIPPRQANFIQRVGRAGRTTGSAYVATIANAKPHDLFFYDEPELMSNGAVRSPGIFLDAPEVLKRQYIAFVVDSWVNDNNGETGIPLKLNSVLSSFEARSENKFPYNFIAYHKEHRDQLLEKFFNVFDREVRDSSKQYIKEFVVGGDESSDSIGSLIIDGVEGIKKELDGYLKKVRSITQKIKSIKEAKDKDKNYLDQIKDLESEKKIYNELANTIKKKLMLNHLTDEGLLPNYAFPEQGVVLKSIIFRVVSKGDGERSLETDVFEYERAAATGIYELAPHSKFYANSRVVTVNQVNMSTATKEEWLFCDTCDHMEIYNPSDPVSSCPVCGSTGIRDKAQVKTLIKMRQMIATASDKDARALDKSEDRSSAFYSTNLFVDIDSKDVQKSYKVSDEKIPFGYEFVSKVALREVNFGSQGSGDELIKIGNKDYPVKGFILCSSCGRVADDSGEINHTKSCTARNKEKSAVEGVYLYRDFVSEGIKILLPVASFDITKSEQQTSVVQSFSAGLFLGLREKFKGDPGHLKITLFDEPDKLNPNTRRWYLLLYDGIPGGTGYLKDLMKSPQELMDVLELSLERLKSCSCNKEESKDGCYRCLYAYRERFNKLNTSRNLAIEILSQILTHRTGIEEIETIDTISLNTLIESELERSFVEVMADSIRRNNGSFEKGIVNGKNGWIAKINDFSYEVEPQVEIGWNEGIDSHMRADFVMWPKPLNKENQRKVGAQKLQPIVIFVDGFDFHPGGPGKHSRVGKDFEQRMALIDTDSSISLSKDSSYIVWSLSYDDVTDFKNGITQAVGLSNTNDYNKILKVYASKIPSLKKFQPYHNENSFSILMEFLANPNLNLWRAFCHITALSFFPNDIFTNEKEVEDFKDTLKRNEIGEDDISPSPVDDGSYKVSYNDFHGELDQPILRIFLNANKSEITSLGKIETIVRLYDDLEFKNEPSFKKYWEAFLKLHNIFQFGRNLQFFSSTSELRKATSIQIAEPFVDDSINDFLDLVKITLRPVVQDVYTRIGKLPECPLELLGQSGEVIGQGEIGWKESKIVVLTDEDMVDLEKFKDAEWTVFTEFEANSEQIIKKLSEK, from the coding sequence ATGATTCCAACACTGTTATCTTCCCAGGTTGAGCGTGGAGTAAAAGAATTTCTTGAGTCTTCATTTCAGATAACCAATGAAGCGTTTCATCCTTTAGTCAGAAATTTTGTAGCACAAGATGAAAATGTATTTAAGGGCCCATATGTTTCTTTAAAACTTCCATTTAAAAAAGGTATAAATAAGGAGTTATATTTCCAAAATATTCTTAGCACTCCATTTTATCCGTATTTACACCAAGAAAAAGCATTTAATCGCCTAGTCGGTGACAAACCTAAGTCAACAGTCGTAGCAACTGGTACTGGCTCAGGTAAAACTAAATGTTTTATGCTTCCTGTTTTAGACTATTGTTTTCGAAATCGAGATAAACAGGGCATAAAGGCCATTTTAGTTTATCCGATGAATGCTTTGGCAACAGATCAAGCCAAAGAATTAGCAAAACTTATATCTAGTAATGAATCATTGAAAAATAGAGTAACTGCAGGTGTTTTTGTGGGTGGGAAAAATGAGACGCCTAACAAGTTTATGAAAGATGATGAGCTTATTACTGATAAGGAAACTTTACGTAAAAGCCCCCCAGATATACTTATAACCAATTACAAAATGCTTGATATGCTTATGTTAAGGTCAAAAGATTATCCTATCTGGAGGCATAATGAGTCGGATACTCTAAGATATTTAGTTGTAGATGAGTTGCATACTTTTGATGGTGCTCAAGGATCGGATTTGGCATGTCTCATAAGACGCTTGAAATCAAGACTTAATATTTCGAGAGGCGATCTTTGCTGTGTTGGGACCTCAGCGACACTCGGAAGCGGGGAAGAGTCAAAAAATGAGTTGATTAGGTTCTCTAAGGAAATATTTGGAGAAGATTTTGATTCTGACTCGATTATCGGTGAATCTGTTCAATCAAGAATTGAATTTTTTAACGAAGTAGATTTAAACAATGATTTAAAGATACCAGCTATTAACGAACATGATCTATTGGTAGCTGAGGATGAAATAGGTTTTGCTAAATTACACTATAGAAAGTGGTTTAAAGATGAATTAGATACAGAAAATAAAGATTGGCCGCTTTTACTTTCTAAGTCTATTAAGAGTCACCCTTTGCTTAATGATATTTTAGCTGCTTTAAATGGGAAGACATTAGGTTATAAAGAACTAATTAGGCTCCTAGAGGAAAGCTTTAGTTATACAAAATTGGAAAGTCCTCAAAATATCTTAAGTAGTTTTTTAGGCCTAGTATCGCTAGCTAAAGTTGACATTGGGGAGTGCAGAGCACCATTTTTACATACTAGAGTACAGTCATGGATGAGAGAGCTTAGAAGAATGGTAGCAAGCGTAGACACTAAGCCTCAATTAAAGTTTTCAGATGATCTAACTGGAAATGACCTGAAAAGACATTTGCCGGTAGTGTGTTGTAATGACTGTGGATATACAGGGTGGGGGGCAACAAAAGAAAAGAATTCAAGTGTGTTAGAGCCAGGATTAAGTAACTTTTATCAGAAGTATTTTGCAAATAGTACTCAGGCGATTTTCATTTTCCCGTGGGAGGAGAGGTTCTCTAACAATGAAGAGTTACTACCTTGTTATCTACATAAAGAAAGTCTTTCTTTATACGACGGTATTCCTGAGGATGTTGAAAATTACGTGAGAGTTTATCCTTATCAAAAATTAGGAAAAAGAAAAGGTGGCGCAAATTTTTTAAGAAAAGATTGTCCTGTTTGCAACTCAAAAGAGTCATTAATTATTCTTGGAGCGAGAGCCGCAACATTAACAAGTTCACTTATTAGCCAAGTTTTTTCTTCCTCATATAATACAGATAAAAAGCTATTAACATTTTCTGATTCAGTACAGGATGCTTCTCATAGAGCATCTTACTTTGAGGCTAAAACATACAGACAGAGTTTGTTAATGGCTATCCAGCAATATGTAGATAATCATGGTGCAGATCTATGCTTAGATGAGCTCGATGCTAATTTTTCTCAAAAATGGATTGAGAAAAACGGAATTGATAACTATATCGCTACTTTTTTACCTGCGGACCTTTTTTGGTTAAAAGAATATTCTAATTTTAAAAAGTTAGTTCATAAGAAAGATGATATTGATACATTATTAAGAATTGTAAAAAAAAGAGTCTCTTTTGAAATAAATTGTGAATATGGTTTGAAGGCCAGGATTGGAGACTCTCTTGAGAAAGCAGGGGCATCTGTAGCTTACATTGATAGAAGTAAACTAGATGACTTTGTTAGTAAGTATTTAATAAAATATAATAATGAACTTGGTGGATTTAGAGATATTTCAAAAGACAAGTTTTATGCATTTCTCTTAATTTTTCTTAAAAAGATGCTTGTAAGTGGTGCGGTTGAACACGAGGATTGGTTTCCTTATATAGAAAATAAGGGCAATCCATATTTACTTGGTCGAAAAGAGCATACGAAATCATTCGGGCCATCGTCGAAGCTTCCTTCATTTTTAACGAATACAAAAATTGATAAGTTTAACTTGGTACTTCCAACATCGAAAAATGGACGAACTTGGTGTACTGAGAGATTTTTTCAACATCTTTCTACTACAACTTCAGCAGTAGATTTCTACAATTTATTTATAAATGATCTCGTAGCTGAAGAAATTTTGTTCCAAGTAGAAATAAATCAAATAAAGGTCTGGGGAATAAAGTCTTCAGTTGTGAAAGTAACAGCTGAGGTTAGTTCGCATAAGTGTGAAGAGTGTGGGCATAAAATATCACTTCCAAGTTTAGACGATTCTATTGAATTAACATGTCTTCAATTGGATTGTAGTGGAACTTACGGAAAATTTAACGAACAAACGTCTTTTTATAAGAAACTTTATAAAAATGGACAGGTTCAAAGAGTCTTTGCCGCTGAACATACAGGATTATTAGAAAGAGATGCTAGGGAGTCACTTGAAAAACGATTCATGAATCGTAAGTCTTTAACTGATGAAAACTTGTTGTCTTGTACTCCAACATTAGAGATGGGGATAAATATTGGAGACCTCTCCAATGTAGTGCTTTGTTCAATTCCACCAAGGCAGGCTAATTTTATCCAGAGGGTAGGACGTGCAGGGAGGACAACTGGGAGTGCATACGTTGCAACTATTGCGAATGCTAAGCCGCATGATTTATTTTTTTATGATGAGCCAGAACTCATGAGTAATGGAGCTGTAAGGTCTCCAGGTATATTTCTAGATGCTCCAGAGGTTTTAAAGAGACAGTATATAGCTTTTGTTGTTGATTCATGGGTAAATGATAATAACGGTGAAACCGGGATTCCGCTTAAGTTGAACAGTGTTTTATCTAGCTTTGAAGCGAGAAGTGAAAATAAGTTTCCGTATAATTTCATCGCATATCACAAAGAACATCGTGATCAATTATTGGAGAAGTTCTTCAATGTATTTGATAGAGAAGTACGAGATTCTTCTAAGCAATACATAAAAGAGTTTGTTGTCGGTGGAGATGAGAGCTCTGATAGTATTGGTAGTCTTATTATTGATGGCGTAGAGGGCATAAAAAAGGAATTAGACGGTTACCTTAAAAAAGTTCGTTCAATTACCCAAAAGATTAAATCAATTAAAGAGGCAAAGGATAAAGATAAAAACTATCTAGATCAAATAAAAGATTTAGAGAGTGAAAAGAAGATTTATAATGAGTTGGCAAATACGATAAAAAAGAAGTTGATGTTAAATCATTTAACAGATGAGGGACTTCTTCCAAACTATGCATTTCCCGAGCAAGGAGTCGTTCTAAAATCTATTATTTTTAGAGTCGTGTCAAAGGGAGACGGTGAGAGAAGTTTAGAGACAGATGTCTTTGAGTATGAACGTGCTGCAGCAACTGGTATTTATGAGCTTGCTCCACACTCCAAATTCTATGCAAACTCCAGAGTTGTTACAGTTAACCAAGTTAATATGTCGACAGCAACTAAAGAAGAATGGCTATTTTGTGATACGTGTGACCATATGGAGATTTATAATCCCTCAGATCCTGTGTCATCTTGTCCTGTTTGTGGAAGCACTGGTATTAGAGACAAAGCTCAAGTTAAAACTTTAATAAAAATGAGACAAATGATTGCGACTGCTAGCGATAAAGATGCGCGAGCTCTTGATAAATCTGAGGATAGATCATCAGCGTTCTATAGTACAAATCTATTTGTTGATATTGATAGTAAAGATGTTCAAAAAAGTTACAAAGTTTCCGACGAAAAGATTCCATTTGGCTATGAATTTGTAAGCAAGGTAGCTCTTAGGGAAGTTAATTTCGGTTCTCAGGGTTCTGGTGATGAACTAATTAAAATTGGCAATAAAGATTACCCAGTTAAAGGTTTCATACTATGTTCATCATGTGGAAGAGTCGCGGATGATTCTGGTGAAATCAATCATACAAAATCTTGCACTGCTAGAAATAAAGAAAAATCAGCAGTAGAAGGAGTCTATCTTTACAGAGATTTTGTTTCAGAAGGGATCAAAATATTACTACCAGTAGCTTCCTTTGATATTACTAAGTCTGAACAGCAAACATCTGTTGTGCAATCATTCAGTGCAGGACTCTTTCTAGGGTTGCGTGAAAAGTTCAAGGGAGATCCTGGGCATCTAAAAATCACATTATTTGATGAGCCCGATAAATTAAACCCTAATACGAGAAGATGGTACCTTCTTCTTTACGATGGAATTCCAGGCGGTACTGGTTATTTAAAAGACTTGATGAAAAGTCCTCAGGAACTCATGGATGTTTTAGAGTTATCTTTAGAGAGATTAAAATCATGTTCTTGTAATAAAGAGGAGAGTAAAGATGGCTGCTATAGATGTTTGTATGCCTATAGAGAAAGATTTAATAAGTTAAATACATCTAGAAATTTAGCAATAGAAATATTGAGTCAAATACTGACTCATAGAACAGGAATTGAAGAAATAGAAACGATTGACACGATTTCGTTAAACACTCTTATTGAATCAGAACTTGAAAGAAGTTTTGTTGAGGTAATGGCAGATTCTATTAGAAGAAATAATGGAAGTTTCGAAAAGGGAATTGTTAATGGTAAAAATGGGTGGATTGCTAAGATAAATGATTTCTCTTACGAAGTAGAACCTCAAGTAGAAATTGGATGGAACGAGGGAATAGATAGTCATATGAGGGCTGATTTTGTCATGTGGCCAAAACCTTTAAACAAAGAAAATCAAAGGAAAGTGGGGGCTCAAAAATTACAGCCAATTGTTATCTTTGTTGATGGGTTTGATTTTCATCCTGGAGGTCCTGGAAAACACTCAAGGGTAGGAAAAGACTTTGAGCAACGTATGGCCTTAATTGACACTGATTCAAGCATTAGTTTAAGTAAAGACTCTTCTTATATTGTATGGTCCCTAAGTTATGACGATGTGACTGATTTCAAAAATGGAATAACTCAGGCTGTCGGATTAAGTAATACAAATGATTATAATAAAATTTTGAAGGTTTATGCTTCAAAGATTCCTTCTCTTAAAAAGTTTCAGCCATACCATAATGAAAATTCCTTTTCTATATTAATGGAGTTTCTTGCAAATCCAAATTTGAACTTATGGAGAGCATTTTGCCATATAACAGCTTTGTCATTTTTCCCGAATGACATATTTACGAATGAAAAAGAAGTTGAAGATTTTAAGGATACACTTAAAAGAAATGAAATTGGTGAAGATGATATATCACCATCACCTGTAGACGATGGAAGTTATAAAGTATCATATAATGATTTTCATGGAGAGTTAGATCAACCAATACTAAGAATCTTTTTAAATGCGAATAAAAGTGAGATCACTTCTTTGGGGAAAATTGAAACTATTGTTAGGCTCTATGATGATCTTGAATTTAAGAATGAACCTTCATTTAAAAAATATTGGGAAGCATTTTTAAAGCTACATAATATATTTCAATTTGGAAGAAACCTTCAATTCTTTTCAAGTACGTCTGAATTAAGAAAAGCAACATCAATCCAAATTGCAGAGCCTTTTGTTGATGACTCGATTAATGATTTTCTAGACCTAGTTAAGATTACACTTAGACCAGTGGTTCAAGATGTTTATACAAGAATAGGAAAACTGCCAGAATGTCCTTTAGAGTTACTGGGCCAGTCAGGAGAAGTTATTGGACAGGGCGAAATCGGTTGGAAGGAAAGTAAAATAGTCGTTCTAACTGATGAAGACATGGTTGATTTAGAAAAGTTTAAAGATGCCGAATGGACAGTCTTTACAGAGTTTGAAGCAAACTCTGAGCAAATAATTAAAAAACTAAGTGAGAAATAA
- a CDS encoding helix-turn-helix domain-containing protein, with product MKVEIRDEISLAKALKERRKELGVTQKDVAKLCNLSHNGISRIEVADSDIKLSTLLKMSKLLGFKVILEMED from the coding sequence TTGAAAGTCGAAATTCGAGATGAGATTAGCTTAGCAAAGGCCTTAAAAGAGAGAAGAAAAGAGTTAGGGGTTACTCAAAAAGATGTGGCCAAGCTTTGTAACTTATCTCATAACGGCATTAGTCGTATTGAGGTTGCCGATTCTGATATTAAATTATCAACACTTCTTAAAATGAGTAAACTTCTTGGTTTCAAAGTAATTTTAGAGATGGAAGACTAA
- a CDS encoding UvrD-helicase domain-containing protein: MENIKIAISDDFFTAYSKLPQGIQKRTREFMDKFRFNPKSPGLNYEVIRNTACKDLRSVRINQEYRAIVLEPSEGSVYLLLWVDKHDDAYSWAMKKNILVNSYTGTIQILDTEEIERLTPKKEEKEKRDDLFSGLKDKQLLRLGVPEPLVPAIRAIKTESELDTLIPHLPSDVSEVLYLLASGYSEEEVHLELLSQNDDVDTEDYSAALDVGATRKKFYVVEDESELLSMLNAPMDKWRVFLHPYQRKLVEMNASGPVRVLGGAGTGKTVVAIHRAKHLAENIFKDEKQKILFTTFTRNLAADIENNLRKIASADVCKKIEVVSVDQWVMNFLKREGYKFKLVFDNSKEWNEAWQCALNVKDPELNLSDQFFKDEWKHIIQAKDIKSFNEYSRVRRIGRGQKVDRATRKLVWEVFEEYRAILDDKGLKEVNDCINDSCNLLSSKGDVLPYAAVIVDEAQDMNEPMFKLVRAISGAEDRRNNIFIVGDGHQKIYSNKVVLSHCGINIKGRSKKLKINYRTTDEIRKWSVSLLEDRKIDDLDGGEDNNRGYKSLMFGSNPTIEKFPTYDDEIYYIAKYINELLTSGVTPDKICLVARTNSIVEDYKLFLADQGLEIHQIQRRSSEDSKERGVRVATIHRVKGLEFEHVIISSVNDGVIPLEFSEDEADTPFDLVENETTERSLLYVAATRAKKSVLITSYGNPSKFLS, encoded by the coding sequence ATGGAAAACATTAAGATAGCGATATCAGATGACTTTTTTACAGCATACTCCAAACTACCACAGGGGATACAGAAAAGAACTCGAGAGTTTATGGATAAGTTTCGATTTAACCCTAAGTCTCCAGGATTGAATTATGAAGTTATCAGAAATACAGCTTGTAAAGATTTGAGGTCTGTTAGGATTAATCAAGAGTATAGAGCTATCGTACTTGAACCGAGTGAAGGAAGTGTTTATTTATTACTTTGGGTTGATAAGCATGATGATGCTTATTCTTGGGCAATGAAAAAGAATATCCTTGTTAATTCATACACTGGAACTATTCAAATTTTAGATACAGAAGAGATAGAAAGGCTTACGCCCAAAAAGGAAGAGAAAGAGAAAAGGGATGACTTGTTCTCAGGGCTGAAAGACAAGCAATTATTACGCCTTGGTGTTCCGGAACCCCTTGTACCCGCAATACGAGCAATAAAGACAGAGTCTGAGCTCGATACATTAATACCTCATTTACCCTCAGACGTTTCAGAAGTTTTATATTTACTAGCATCTGGTTACTCTGAAGAAGAAGTCCACTTAGAGTTGTTATCACAAAATGACGATGTTGATACTGAAGATTACTCGGCAGCACTGGATGTTGGTGCGACGCGAAAGAAATTTTATGTTGTGGAGGATGAATCAGAGTTGTTAAGCATGTTGAATGCTCCAATGGATAAGTGGAGAGTGTTTCTCCATCCATACCAAAGAAAGCTAGTTGAAATGAATGCTTCAGGCCCTGTTAGAGTTCTTGGCGGAGCTGGAACAGGTAAAACTGTTGTTGCAATACATAGAGCTAAGCATTTGGCCGAAAATATCTTTAAGGATGAAAAACAAAAAATTCTCTTTACGACATTTACTAGGAATTTAGCAGCAGATATTGAAAATAACCTTAGAAAAATTGCAAGTGCAGATGTGTGTAAAAAAATTGAAGTTGTTAGTGTTGATCAATGGGTTATGAACTTTTTAAAGAGAGAAGGATATAAGTTTAAACTTGTTTTTGATAACTCAAAGGAATGGAATGAAGCCTGGCAATGTGCTTTAAACGTTAAGGACCCTGAGTTAAACCTTTCCGATCAATTTTTTAAGGATGAGTGGAAGCATATCATTCAAGCTAAAGATATAAAATCTTTTAATGAATACAGTAGAGTTCGAAGAATCGGCCGAGGGCAGAAAGTAGACAGAGCTACAAGAAAATTGGTTTGGGAAGTTTTTGAAGAGTACCGTGCAATCCTGGATGATAAGGGTTTGAAAGAAGTAAATGATTGTATCAACGACTCCTGTAACTTACTGTCTTCCAAGGGAGATGTTTTACCGTATGCAGCTGTAATAGTTGATGAAGCCCAAGATATGAATGAACCAATGTTTAAGCTCGTTCGAGCAATATCTGGAGCTGAAGATAGAAGAAACAATATATTTATCGTAGGAGATGGACATCAAAAAATTTATAGCAATAAAGTTGTTTTAAGTCATTGTGGTATAAACATTAAGGGCCGTTCTAAGAAATTGAAGATTAACTATAGAACTACAGATGAAATTCGAAAATGGTCTGTATCACTCTTAGAGGATCGTAAAATTGATGATCTCGATGGGGGAGAGGACAATAATAGAGGCTATAAATCACTTATGTTTGGCTCTAACCCCACTATCGAAAAATTTCCGACATATGATGATGAAATTTATTATATAGCTAAATATATCAACGAGCTGCTAACTAGTGGTGTAACTCCTGATAAGATATGCCTAGTAGCACGTACAAATAGTATTGTGGAAGACTATAAGTTGTTTTTGGCTGACCAAGGACTTGAGATACATCAAATCCAAAGAAGAAGTTCTGAGGACTCCAAAGAAAGAGGAGTTAGGGTTGCTACTATTCACAGAGTTAAAGGTCTAGAGTTTGAGCATGTCATTATTTCTTCTGTTAATGACGGAGTAATACCTTTAGAGTTCTCTGAAGACGAAGCCGATACTCCGTTTGACTTAGTCGAAAATGAAACTACTGAGCGTTCCTTGTTATACGTTGCTGCAACTCGAGCAAAGAAGAGTGTACTGATTACTAGTTACGGGAATCCAAGTAAGTTTTTGAGCTAG
- a CDS encoding DnaA ATPase domain-containing protein, with amino-acid sequence MEYISTNLNKAAYEIIKSFLNNSANKYSHTLTVYGESGSGKSYLLNDLVEKLSRKINIKNITAMKLVREYIKAYKANIVEDLKDTFVNEYDCIVIDDTEYLKRKPGAQEFLVDLVGSASLLGIRIIFITSTLDEGWSDPKFFNIIRASTKVKVSSPDKKERKELLLAHLGDNASELKVKALSTMSERKVALSSLIGTIKSMKNKSDEEFYKLFIDEYCIDGKYDDNLGHYTSEDIRRLLTRVKSITYKEKKSTDEDFLDRVSSIEFF; translated from the coding sequence ATGGAGTATATTAGTACAAATCTCAATAAAGCTGCATATGAAATTATCAAAAGTTTTCTTAATAATTCTGCTAACAAGTATTCTCATACCCTTACAGTTTATGGTGAATCGGGGAGTGGAAAGTCCTATCTATTAAATGATTTAGTGGAGAAACTCTCGAGAAAAATAAATATCAAGAATATCACGGCAATGAAATTGGTCCGTGAGTACATCAAGGCCTACAAAGCAAATATTGTCGAAGATTTGAAAGATACATTTGTTAATGAGTATGATTGTATCGTAATTGATGATACCGAGTATTTAAAAAGAAAGCCAGGAGCTCAAGAGTTTTTAGTTGATCTAGTAGGAAGTGCATCACTTCTTGGTATCCGAATTATTTTTATCACATCTACTTTAGATGAGGGATGGTCTGATCCGAAGTTTTTCAATATCATTAGAGCTTCAACAAAAGTAAAGGTAAGTTCTCCAGATAAAAAGGAAAGAAAAGAGCTTCTGTTGGCTCATCTTGGAGACAATGCAAGTGAGCTGAAAGTTAAGGCTCTAAGTACAATGAGTGAGAGGAAGGTTGCTCTAAGCTCACTTATAGGTACTATTAAGTCGATGAAGAATAAAAGCGATGAGGAATTTTATAAATTATTTATCGATGAATATTGTATCGACGGAAAGTATGATGATAATTTGGGTCATTATACTAGTGAAGATATTCGTAGGCTTTTAACTAGAGTTAAATCTATAACGTATAAGGAAAAAAAATCAACTGACGAAGATTTTCTAGATAGGGTGTCTTCAATTGAGTTCTTTTAA
- a CDS encoding type II toxin-antitoxin system HipA family toxin — MKNLNVFFEGQLVGVFSQDEELLHSFKYDEKWRESEASFPISISMPLSEETFGNKITLSFFENLLPEGEVRKHLEKWHKSKGVFNTLLKHGEDCAGALVITGEENPPILETNVSNVEVRYEDLYKAIDESKSAVDLIAEMKPGYLSVAGAQDKFPCILENGKIYLPKSGMPTTHIVKTPIMVKGVKESVYNEYFCMKLAAKIGMNVPEVQIIEGEYPLFVIKRYDRYLDSDQVKRLHQQDFCQAIGITSDEKYEAEGGPDLVTVYKLMLENVTARKRIESSFRFIDWICFNLLIGNNDSHAKNLSFLMTDKKHDLSPFYDLISTAIYPNISKSFSFKVGGAFAFEKMGKKRLALEESLLGIKEGTIAERMSLVYKNILAVQDELIEEISLNFPEVKIHKRIRELILKRAKFFIKAGIIVK; from the coding sequence ATGAAGAATTTAAATGTCTTTTTCGAAGGCCAGCTCGTTGGTGTATTTTCCCAAGATGAAGAACTTCTTCATTCGTTTAAATATGATGAAAAGTGGAGAGAGTCTGAAGCTTCTTTTCCAATTTCAATTTCAATGCCCTTAAGTGAAGAGACTTTTGGAAATAAGATAACACTTTCATTCTTTGAAAACCTCCTACCGGAAGGTGAGGTGAGAAAGCACCTTGAAAAGTGGCATAAATCCAAGGGAGTATTCAATACTCTTTTGAAGCATGGAGAGGACTGCGCTGGAGCACTTGTTATTACGGGTGAAGAAAATCCTCCCATTTTAGAAACGAATGTTTCTAACGTCGAAGTAAGATATGAAGATTTATATAAAGCAATCGATGAAAGTAAGAGTGCTGTGGACCTCATTGCAGAAATGAAGCCAGGCTACCTTTCTGTTGCCGGTGCTCAGGATAAGTTTCCTTGTATTCTTGAAAATGGAAAAATCTACTTACCAAAAAGTGGGATGCCGACGACTCATATTGTGAAAACACCAATCATGGTAAAGGGTGTAAAAGAGTCTGTTTATAATGAATACTTCTGTATGAAACTAGCTGCCAAAATTGGCATGAATGTTCCTGAGGTTCAAATTATCGAAGGGGAGTATCCTCTCTTTGTGATTAAAAGATATGATCGCTACCTTGATAGTGATCAGGTGAAGCGACTTCATCAACAGGACTTCTGCCAAGCCATTGGTATAACGAGTGATGAAAAGTATGAAGCTGAAGGTGGGCCGGACTTAGTAACAGTTTATAAGCTGATGCTTGAGAACGTAACAGCGAGAAAAAGAATTGAAAGTTCATTTCGATTTATTGATTGGATTTGCTTTAATTTATTAATTGGAAATAATGATAGTCATGCAAAAAATCTTTCATTTCTTATGACCGATAAGAAGCATGATCTTTCTCCATTTTATGATTTAATTTCAACTGCAATTTATCCTAATATTTCAAAGTCATTTTCATTTAAAGTGGGCGGTGCATTTGCATTTGAAAAAATGGGAAAGAAGAGACTTGCATTAGAGGAGAGCTTACTCGGTATCAAAGAGGGTACGATTGCAGAGAGAATGAGTCTTGTTTATAAGAATATTTTAGCTGTTCAAGATGAGCTGATTGAAGAAATTAGTTTGAACTTTCCCGAAGTGAAGATTCACAAAAGAATAAGGGAACTTATTTTAAAGCGTGCGAAGTTCTTTATTAAGGCGGGGATCATTGTTAAGTGA